Proteins from one bacterium genomic window:
- a CDS encoding ABC transporter substrate-binding protein: MRQLSVIVVLVVFSFFACGNRSEEKPSSINISVPYELDVLDPHAKTRVSNYAISSNFYEPLVGTDETNKILPRLAKSWENPDAYTWVFHLQPNVRFHDGKIMDAGDVLYTFERLATDNNLEVGSYLNDVQQVEALSSTTIQVRTKTPLAIFLNKLNNVLIVSRGSSPLVNTTVNGTGPYRLTKWTPGKIIRMVRNNDYWGNKPSIQDVTYFLNRTPQLAVSDLVAGRSQFVQYDSKKLEPVIRSLGKYQVMRQDNYFLKYLSYDVSRSVTPYSDSKSNPFKNPLVRKAIHRGINREHLIGKLPTFAVPAFQPVPPFVFGHNPDIRAPSHDIDEAKKLLVQAGYANGFGVTLFVRQILEETGTLIQEQLANIGIQARTKVFPDTEFFKMLDNQDFSFFLSRVGATVGDASDILEPQLHSRSSHPGYGVRNYIGYSNEKVDKAIDESAQILKLEDRRKALEGIMQTLMEDLPWIPLYIDQDVYALHRSYHWKPRHDSLVFAFEISVHQN, from the coding sequence TTGAGACAATTATCTGTCATCGTCGTATTGGTTGTATTTTCTTTTTTTGCCTGCGGCAATCGATCTGAAGAGAAGCCTAGCTCGATCAACATTTCGGTTCCCTATGAATTAGATGTTCTGGATCCTCATGCCAAAACAAGGGTCAGTAACTACGCTATTTCCTCAAATTTCTATGAACCTCTGGTCGGAACAGATGAGACAAACAAGATCCTCCCCCGGTTGGCGAAAAGTTGGGAAAATCCTGACGCCTATACGTGGGTGTTTCATTTGCAACCGAACGTCCGTTTTCATGATGGAAAGATAATGGATGCCGGAGATGTCCTTTACACTTTCGAACGTCTGGCTACGGACAATAATCTCGAAGTGGGGTCCTATCTCAACGATGTCCAGCAAGTAGAGGCGTTAAGTTCGACAACTATCCAGGTTCGCACAAAGACTCCGCTCGCCATTTTTTTAAACAAGCTGAATAACGTTTTGATTGTGTCGCGCGGCTCCAGTCCGCTGGTGAATACGACGGTCAATGGCACCGGGCCCTATCGCCTGACTAAATGGACCCCGGGCAAGATCATCCGAATGGTAAGAAACAATGATTATTGGGGGAACAAACCCTCAATTCAAGATGTTACTTATTTTTTGAATCGAACTCCTCAACTCGCAGTCAGCGATCTGGTGGCAGGAAGGAGCCAGTTCGTTCAGTACGACTCTAAAAAATTAGAACCCGTAATTCGAAGTCTCGGGAAGTATCAGGTGATGCGCCAGGATAATTATTTCTTGAAATATTTAAGTTACGACGTTTCCCGTTCTGTGACTCCCTACAGCGATTCGAAATCGAATCCGTTTAAGAATCCTTTGGTAAGAAAAGCAATTCACAGGGGAATCAATCGTGAGCATTTGATTGGAAAGCTTCCCACTTTTGCTGTTCCGGCCTTTCAGCCTGTTCCTCCATTTGTTTTCGGACATAACCCGGATATCCGTGCGCCCTCCCATGACATTGACGAAGCGAAGAAGCTTCTGGTTCAGGCCGGTTACGCAAATGGTTTTGGTGTGACTCTTTTTGTAAGGCAGATTCTTGAAGAAACGGGGACATTGATTCAGGAACAGCTGGCGAATATCGGTATTCAGGCACGCACAAAGGTCTTTCCGGACACCGAATTTTTCAAAATGCTGGACAATCAGGATTTTTCATTCTTTCTTTCACGCGTCGGCGCGACCGTGGGGGATGCAAGTGATATTCTGGAGCCGCAATTACATTCGCGCAGCTCGCATCCGGGATATGGCGTGCGAAACTACATCGGTTACAGTAACGAAAAAGTCGATAAAGCGATCGATGAAAGCGCCCAGATCCTGAAACTGGAGGATCGCCGGAAAGCGCTTGAGGGAATCATGCAAACTCTGATGGAAGACTTGCCATGGATTCCGCTTTATATCGATCAGGATGTTTATGCGCTGCACAGAAGTTATCACTGGAAACCCAGACATGATAGCCTTGTGTTTGCGTTCGAAATTTCGGTTCACCAAAATTGA